One segment of Pirellulales bacterium DNA contains the following:
- a CDS encoding DUF433 domain-containing protein, protein MGTAYNTTYDLREVVETDSVLTSLEARADSTMLTPRFKKDQLDFDSFIKHKVPSETERIIATPRICGGHARVNGTRIPVWGIELLRRAGKSARSIIRSYRGLTLTDVLAAFSYADSHRQEIDDAIKSNEGV, encoded by the coding sequence ATGGGTACAGCATACAACACAACATACGACTTGCGTGAGGTCGTCGAAACCGACAGCGTTTTGACTTCTCTCGAAGCGCGGGCAGATTCTACGATGCTGACTCCGCGATTCAAGAAAGACCAATTAGATTTTGATTCATTCATCAAGCATAAAGTACCATCCGAGACGGAGCGAATCATCGCAACACCGCGAATCTGTGGGGGCCATGCAAGAGTGAACGGAACGCGAATTCCTGTTTGGGGAATCGAGCTTTTGCGTCGCGCTGGTAAGTCAGCAAGGTCTATCATTCGATCATATCGTGGACTTACTCTTACCGATGTTTTGGCGGCGTTTTCGTATGCCGATAGCCACCGACAGGAAATTGACGACGCGATTAAGTCGAACGAGGGTGTATGA